From a single Plutella xylostella chromosome 5, ilPluXylo3.1, whole genome shotgun sequence genomic region:
- the LOC105389310 gene encoding death-inducer obliterator 1 isoform X2 — MSNTVITNYTDLNGPSTKADSSVVVIVNKDGSLSVDENLLDTLMGTDGSQSAGISVVRVGHEGAPDDATDSDSEADDKVPHVTLSVDSYYNEPNSIIKYDSGAEMLQSLRIETRENSLLGFQNDHCYTPLTSPGTSTEQRSEGYSGYDEPIIEIKQQSPPKSIPSSKKITILEQKIIPKGKKILINPTDAVVLKGKDVLNKPLPTKPKQDIEKEAKTDDSESSSISSSEESIQDRDSDSDYKDAKDKSGPIKKTKAKPRILKAQAGKSKLEPKSAARLKTNKNILKREIKEKLITKSIESQLRDLEQPRVKASPDAASDTKVVKQTPKPVKKEKKTPAHMTALLSDITSLFSTPDVIRRVSTDTKTPGKESTPEVSKPVEVKEKPRILGQKSNVKPKPATPTEKSNKGFDLIPQIDDASLAQILQDTTGISTAPVKSQPTITTAHAMNSPGLAGPLSPTLDLLGGLQPEEEGLTEDLLMHVAQLVESSENLQEVIDKQVLGKVDTLPTKAAVASPFQQPPNPNLYTATPTKSAKSLLPRKDPIEIVRRDGRVITLPPIEAPATRSSKRKSQIEPASSSDAPPTAPPAPAPPPPLALTPEPQLLQPSRQYVNKKAAAVPPKKQQDIAEAFAVEKASAESQESWNSEDDPYRLWCICRQPHNNRFMICCDGCEDWFHGKCVNITKVMGQQMEEQGIEWRCPNCVKKTKSLKPSPKLVVAQKKRDSDEGVGAPRRQSSDVGAPGTPRRPHDARSLTPRRPPGACIVCKKPARASSIYCSDACILKHAQDSLAPPAKDEPGATPDRLKAESRVIVFERKTGKCLAGPNAPTAENLKTWLQKNPTFEVVRPGTLSAIKPKLASKRPSNEPHKIQTTLNFERVPKKASPGVPAARASTSQEPAAGPSRPPGARAPRPPASPRTVPPAQFYDSPAPKPATPARPAPSPADKKQPRPSTSKQSQAEKASVSPAASRRKDLHSERRMGADPIRDNVRKALEEQIGLRMKETAGPKFSHQETAQFARDTEAELHELFKDVGVKYKAKYRSLMFNIKDRKNLSLWEKICEKVITPKQLVRLSPEELASQELAQWRDKESKYQLELIKKSELDLLAASKTYVLKTHKGEEVMEAKESISTDLDSSVPVEDVVSALNDSTVGEGVVPESSQESGTAIRKMSADSGDKYSSKKREREDSDKSHAKKSKKDSKRDSDRRSSRKRSGSKTKEDKPRRSERRSSRLRSPSRDRSKVEKKADSKERSRHRSRSRTKSKRSKSRDRSRSKSAARERSASRRRSRSRDRRRKRSRSPPRTSTDEKVVTRSRSQENVSSKSKNDSTDSDSVERPKSAMMKESHPEYDPHEPMITSAFSEEDLRKSREDVYDDAYKPEELEMSNVTFDASKSFSLGESAYAQKRGDRPSAESDQEPSSTVDNASATVWNGCINMVDVARFYVAAHEVSGVCADLEEDLSAELDIVGRINPDTVWDYINKMKRSGNKDIVVLRLQAANDEEKMQYIALYSYLSSRNRLGVVKVSNTTTVKDFYILPLPASVPLPAVLLPLEGPGLDDAKSHLLIAIVVRQRKKRAAPHIPTDIIPAKVARASRKKSYTPPPSVASSILPSGLLQPPYSSPALSSSVKDKIAASLAAADEDEAYSPGSSSNESLGVPPAGPPSDKLRTKMEELNRQIEEQKQQIRKMAQADSSVDEDEAYSPSRPMTPSPPPAAVPTSVTLEQIALPSNLQEILATIKQRSETATAAAATTDIDMRLLPP; from the exons tagcataataaaatatg ATAGCGGAGCAGAAATGTTGCAATCATTAAGAATTGAAACCAGAGAAAACAGCCTTCTAGGCTTCCAAAATGATCATTGCTATACACCCCTCACATCACCTGGTACCTCCACTGAACAGAGGAGTGAGGGGTATTCAGGCTATGATGAGCctattattgaaatcaaacAGCAGTCACCACCAAAATCTATTCCCAGTTCCAAGAAAATCACTATATTGGAGCAAAAAATCATACCCAAAGGCAAAAAGATTCTCATAAACCCCACTGATGCAGTTGTGCTAAAAGGTAAAGATGTTCTCAATAAACCTTTGCCAACTAAACCGAAACAAGATATTGAAAAGGAAGCTAAAACTGATGATAGTGAATCTTCATCTATCAGTTCTTCTGAAGAGAGCATTCAAGACAGAGATTCTGACTCTGATTACAAAGATGCTAAAGACAAATCTGGACCTATCAAGAAAACTAAGGCAAAACCACGCATTCTCAAGGCACAAGCTGGTAAAAGTAAGCTGGAGCCAAAATCTGCTGCTCGCCTCAAAaccaacaaaaatattttaaaacggGAGATAAAAGAGAAGTTAATTACCAAGAGCATTGAGAGCCAACTTCGAGACCTAGAGCAGCCGCGGGTGAAGGCGTCACCAGATGCTGCTAGTGATACTAAAGTTGTCAAGCAAACTCCTAAACCtgtaaaaaaagaaaagaaaacacCTGCACACATGACAGCATTATTATCTGATATAACATCATTGTTCTCAACACCAGATGTCATAAGAAGAGTTTCTACAGACACTAAAACACCTGGAAAAGAATCTACACCTGAGGTCAGCAAACCTGTAGAAGTTAAGGAAAAACCCCGGATCTTGGGACAAAAATCTAATGTTAAACCTAAACCAGCTACTCCCACAGAGAAATCCAATAAAGGATTTGATCTCATTCCCCAAATTGATGATGCAAGTTTAGCACAAATATTACAAGACACCACAGGCATTTCTACAGCCCCAGTTAAAAGTCAACCAACTATAACAACAGCTCATGCCATGAATAGCCCAGGCCTGGCCGGGCCACTGTCCCCTACACTGGACCTTCTCGGAGGCCTGCAGCCAGAAGAGGAAGGGCTCACTGAAGATTTGCTGATGCATGTTGCACAGTTAGTTGAGAGTTCTGAAAACCTACAAGAAGTCATTGACAAACAAGTGTTGGGTAAGGTTGACACATTACCCACCAAAGCTGCTGTGGCGTCGCCCTTCCAGCAACCTCCTAATCCGAACTTGTACACTGCAACACCTACAAAGTCTGCAAAATCATTGTTACCGCGAAAGGACCCTATAGAGATCGTTCGTCGCGATGGCCGGGTGATAACTCTGCCCCCTATAGAGGCGCCGGCGACTCGGTCGTCGAAGCGCAAGAGTCAGATCGAGCCGGCCAGCAGCTCGGACGCCCCCCCGAcagcgccccccgcccccgcgccgccgcccccgctcGCGCTCACCCCCGAGCCGCAGCTGCTGCAGCCCTCCAGGCAGTATGTCAACAAGAAGGCGGCTGCGGTGCCTCCTAAGAAACAACAGGACATTGCTGAAGCTTTTGCTGTCGAGAAGGCGTCTGCAGAGTCACAAGAAAGCTGGAATTCGGAAGATGATCCTTAcag GTTGTGGTGCATATGCAGGCAGCCTCACAACAATCGGTTCATGATATGCTGTGACGGTTGTGAAGACTGGTTCCACGGGAAGTGTGTCAACATCACCAAGGTCATGGGGCAACAGATGGAGGAGCAAGGCATCGAGTGGCGGTGCCCCAACTGTGTTAAGAAAACTAAGTCCTTGAAACCCTCCCCAAAG CTGGTCGTCGCACAAAAGAAGCGGGACAGCGACGAGGGTGTGGGTGCCCCGCGGAGGCAGTCGAGCGACGTGGGCGCGCCGGGCACGCCGCGGCGGCCGCACGACGCGAGGTCGCTGACCCCGCGGCGGCCGCCCGGCGCCTGCATCGTGTGCAAGAAGCCGGCGCGCGCCAGCAGCATCTACTGCAGCGACGCCTGCATCCTCAAGCACGCGCAGGACTCGCTGGCGCCGCCCGCCAAGGACGAGCCCGGCGCCACGCCCGATAGGCTGAAGGCGGAATCGAGG GTTATTGTATTTGAAAGGAAAACCGGGAAGTGCTTGGCTGGTCCCAATGCCCCCACAGCAGAGAATCTAAAAACATGGCTACAGAAAAACCCTACCTTTGAGGTCGTTCGGCCGGGGACACTCAGTGCCATCAAGCCTAAATTAGCCAGCAAGAGGCCATCGAATGAGCCTCACAAGATACAGACGACGCTTAACTTTGAGAGAGTACCGAAGAAGGCGAGCCCCGGAGtgccggcggcgcgcgcgtccACCTCGCAGGAGCCGGCCGCGGGCCCGAGCCGGCCGCCAGgcgcccgcgcgccgcgcccccccgcCTCCCCGCGTACTGTGCCGCCCGCGCAGTTCTACGACTCCCCCGCGCCCAAGCCCGCCACCCCCGCACGCCCCGCACCCTCCCCCGCCGACAAGAAGCAGCCCCGACCCTCCACCAGCAAGCAATCTCAAGCCGAGAAG GCTTCAGTATCGCCGGCGGCGTCGCGCAGGAAGGACTTACACAGCGAGCGCAGGATGGGCGCGGACCCCATCCGCGACAACGTGCGCAAGGCGCTGGAGGAGCAGATCGGCCTGCGCATGAAGGAGACCGCCGGGCCCAAGTTCTCGCATCAGGAGACGGCGCAGTTCGCGCGCGACACCGAGGCCGAGCTGCACGAGCTGTTCAAGGACGTCGGCGTCAAGTACAAGGCCAAATACCGCTCGCTCATGTTCAACATCAAAGATCGGAAAAACCTCTCCCTTTGGGAAAAGATTTGCGAGAAAGTCATCACCCCTAAACAGCTG GTTCGTTTATCACCGGAGGAGCTTGCTAGCCAAGAGTTGGCACAGTGGCGAGATAAGGAATCTAAATATCAGCTGGAACTGATCAAGAAATCGGAATTGGACCTTCTAGCTGCCAGCAAGACGTATGTCCTCAAAACGCATAAAGGAGAGGAG GTAATGGAAGCGAAAGAGTCCATATCCACAGATTTGGACTCGAGTGTACCAGTTGAAGATGTTGTATCTGCTCTAAACGATTCCACAGTAGGAGAAGGGGTAGTGCCTGAAAGTTCGCAAGAAtc AGGAACAGCCATAAGAAAGATGTCTGCAGACAGCGGTGATAAATACAGCAGTAAGAAGCGGGAACGAGAAGACAGCGATAAGAGCCATGCAAAGAAGAGCAAAAAGGACTCAAAGCGTGACTCAGACAGAAGATCTTCCAGAAAACGATCCGGctctaaaacaaaagaagacaAGCCTCGTCGCTCCGAGCGGCGGTCCAGTCGGTTGCGCAGTCCTTCCAGGGACCGGTCCAAGGTTGAGAAAAAGGCAGATTCCAAGGAACGCTCGCGGCATAGGTCGCGATCTAGAACGAAGAGCAAGAGGTCAAAGTCTCGGGACCGCTCTAGGTCCAAGTCCGCGGCCCGAGAGCGGTCGGCGTCGCGGCGCCGCTCGCGCTCCCGGGACCGCCGCCGCAAGCGCTCGCGCTCCCCGCCGCGCACCAGCACCGACGAGAAGGTCGTTACTCGCTCCAGATCTCAGGAGAATGTCTCCAGCAAGAGCAAGAACGA CTCGACAGATTCAGATTCAGTAGAACGGCCCAAGTCGGCGATGATGAAGGAGTCGCACCCGGAGTACGACCCGCACGAGCCCATGATCACCTCCGCGTTCTCCGAGGAAGACCTGCGCAAGTCCCGCGAGGACGTCTACGACGATGCCTACAAGCCTGAAGAGTTGGAGATGAGCAATGTCACCTTTGACGCTTCCAAATCCTTCTCCCTTGGCGAGAGCGCGTATGCACAAAAGCGCGGTGATCGACCATCAG CCGAGAGCGACCAAGAGCCCAGCAGTACGGTGGACAACGCGTCGGCGACGGTGTGGAACGGCTGCATCAACATGGTGGATGTCGCCAGATTTTACGTGGCTGCTCATGAG GTTTCAGGAGTGTGTGCGGATTTGGAGGAAGATCTCAGCGCCGAGCTCGACATAGTCGGCAGAATAAACCCCGATACAGTGTGGGACTACATCAACAAGATGAAGAGAAGCGGAAACAAAGACATTGTGGTCCTGCGACTACAAGCCGCTAATGACGAGGAGAAGATGCAATACATTGCGTTGTACAGCTATCTAAGCAGTCGAAACAG ACTGGGCGTGGTGAAAGTCAGCAACACGACGACAGTGAAAGACTTCTACATCTTGCCGCTGCCGGCGAGTGTCCCGCTGCCGGCGGTACTCTTGCCCCTCGAAGGGCCCGGATTGGACGACGCGAAATCCCACCTACTTATAGCGATAGTCGTTAGGCAGAGAAAGAAGAGAGCGGCCCCTCACATTCCCACAGATATTATACCAGCGAAG GTGGCGAGAGCGTCGCGCAAGAAGTCGTACACTCCGCCGCCGTCGGTCGCGTCCAGCATCCTGCCGTCGGGCCTGCTGCAGCCGCCCTACTCCTCGCCCGCGCTCTCCTCCTCTGTGAAGGATAAGATCGCCGCCTCTTTGG CGGCAGCGGACGAGGACGAGGCGTATAGCCCCGGCTCATCCAGTAACGAGAGTCTCGGCGTGCCGCCCGCCGGCCCGCCCTCCGACAAGCTGCGCACCAAGATGGAGGAGCTCAACCGACAGATCGAGGAGCAGAAACAACAGATACGCAAGATGGCGCAGGCCGACTCTTCTGTTGATGAG GACGAGGCGTATTCGCCGTCGCGGCCGATgacgccgtcgccgccgccggccgccgTGCCCACGTCCGTCACGCTGGAGCAGATCGCGCTGCCGTCCAACCTGCAGGAGATCCTGGCCACCATCAAGCAGCGCTCCGAgaccgccaccgccgccgccgccaccactGACATCGACATGAGGCTTCTTCCGCCTTAA
- the LOC105389310 gene encoding death-inducer obliterator 1 isoform X1, translating into MSNTVITNYTDLNGPSTKADSSVVVIVNKDGSLSVDENLLDTLMGTDGSQSAGISVVRVGHEGAPDDATDSDSEADDKVPHVTLSVDSYYNEPNSIIKYDSGAEMLQSLRIETRENSLLGFQNDHCYTPLTSPGTSTEQRSEGYSGYDEPIIEIKQQSPPKSIPSSKKITILEQKIIPKGKKILINPTDAVVLKGKDVLNKPLPTKPKQDIEKEAKTDDSESSSISSSEESIQDRDSDSDYKDAKDKSGPIKKTKAKPRILKAQAGKSKLEPKSAARLKTNKNILKREIKEKLITKSIESQLRDLEQPRVKASPDAASDTKVVKQTPKPVKKEKKTPAHMTALLSDITSLFSTPDVIRRVSTDTKTPGKESTPEVSKPVEVKEKPRILGQKSNVKPKPATPTEKSNKGFDLIPQIDDASLAQILQDTTGISTAPVKSQPTITTAHAMNSPGLAGPLSPTLDLLGGLQPEEEGLTEDLLMHVAQLVESSENLQEVIDKQVLGKVDTLPTKAAVASPFQQPPNPNLYTATPTKSAKSLLPRKDPIEIVRRDGRVITLPPIEAPATRSSKRKSQIEPASSSDAPPTAPPAPAPPPPLALTPEPQLLQPSRQYVNKKAAAVPPKKQQDIAEAFAVEKASAESQESWNSEDDPYRLWCICRQPHNNRFMICCDGCEDWFHGKCVNITKVMGQQMEEQGIEWRCPNCVKKTKSLKPSPKLVVAQKKRDSDEGVGAPRRQSSDVGAPGTPRRPHDARSLTPRRPPGACIVCKKPARASSIYCSDACILKHAQDSLAPPAKDEPGATPDRLKAESRVIVFERKTGKCLAGPNAPTAENLKTWLQKNPTFEVVRPGTLSAIKPKLASKRPSNEPHKIQTTLNFERVPKKASPGVPAARASTSQEPAAGPSRPPGARAPRPPASPRTVPPAQFYDSPAPKPATPARPAPSPADKKQPRPSTSKQSQAEKASVSPAASRRKDLHSERRMGADPIRDNVRKALEEQIGLRMKETAGPKFSHQETAQFARDTEAELHELFKDVGVKYKAKYRSLMFNIKDRKNLSLWEKICEKVITPKQLVRLSPEELASQELAQWRDKESKYQLELIKKSELDLLAASKTYVLKTHKGEEVMEAKESISTDLDSSVPVEDVVSALNDSTVGEGVVPESSQESGTAIRKMSADSGDKYSSKKREREDSDKSHAKKSKKDSKRDSDRRSSRKRSGSKTKEDKPRRSERRSSRLRSPSRDRSKVEKKADSKERSRHRSRSRTKSKRSKSRDRSRSKSAARERSASRRRSRSRDRRRKRSRSPPRTSTDEKVVTRSRSQENVSSKSKNDSTDSDSVERPKSAMMKESHPEYDPHEPMITSAFSEEDLRKSREDVYDDAYKPEELEMSNVTFDASKSFSLGESAYAQKRGDRPSEAESDQEPSSTVDNASATVWNGCINMVDVARFYVAAHEVSGVCADLEEDLSAELDIVGRINPDTVWDYINKMKRSGNKDIVVLRLQAANDEEKMQYIALYSYLSSRNRLGVVKVSNTTTVKDFYILPLPASVPLPAVLLPLEGPGLDDAKSHLLIAIVVRQRKKRAAPHIPTDIIPAKVARASRKKSYTPPPSVASSILPSGLLQPPYSSPALSSSVKDKIAASLAAADEDEAYSPGSSSNESLGVPPAGPPSDKLRTKMEELNRQIEEQKQQIRKMAQADSSVDEDEAYSPSRPMTPSPPPAAVPTSVTLEQIALPSNLQEILATIKQRSETATAAAATTDIDMRLLPP; encoded by the exons tagcataataaaatatg ATAGCGGAGCAGAAATGTTGCAATCATTAAGAATTGAAACCAGAGAAAACAGCCTTCTAGGCTTCCAAAATGATCATTGCTATACACCCCTCACATCACCTGGTACCTCCACTGAACAGAGGAGTGAGGGGTATTCAGGCTATGATGAGCctattattgaaatcaaacAGCAGTCACCACCAAAATCTATTCCCAGTTCCAAGAAAATCACTATATTGGAGCAAAAAATCATACCCAAAGGCAAAAAGATTCTCATAAACCCCACTGATGCAGTTGTGCTAAAAGGTAAAGATGTTCTCAATAAACCTTTGCCAACTAAACCGAAACAAGATATTGAAAAGGAAGCTAAAACTGATGATAGTGAATCTTCATCTATCAGTTCTTCTGAAGAGAGCATTCAAGACAGAGATTCTGACTCTGATTACAAAGATGCTAAAGACAAATCTGGACCTATCAAGAAAACTAAGGCAAAACCACGCATTCTCAAGGCACAAGCTGGTAAAAGTAAGCTGGAGCCAAAATCTGCTGCTCGCCTCAAAaccaacaaaaatattttaaaacggGAGATAAAAGAGAAGTTAATTACCAAGAGCATTGAGAGCCAACTTCGAGACCTAGAGCAGCCGCGGGTGAAGGCGTCACCAGATGCTGCTAGTGATACTAAAGTTGTCAAGCAAACTCCTAAACCtgtaaaaaaagaaaagaaaacacCTGCACACATGACAGCATTATTATCTGATATAACATCATTGTTCTCAACACCAGATGTCATAAGAAGAGTTTCTACAGACACTAAAACACCTGGAAAAGAATCTACACCTGAGGTCAGCAAACCTGTAGAAGTTAAGGAAAAACCCCGGATCTTGGGACAAAAATCTAATGTTAAACCTAAACCAGCTACTCCCACAGAGAAATCCAATAAAGGATTTGATCTCATTCCCCAAATTGATGATGCAAGTTTAGCACAAATATTACAAGACACCACAGGCATTTCTACAGCCCCAGTTAAAAGTCAACCAACTATAACAACAGCTCATGCCATGAATAGCCCAGGCCTGGCCGGGCCACTGTCCCCTACACTGGACCTTCTCGGAGGCCTGCAGCCAGAAGAGGAAGGGCTCACTGAAGATTTGCTGATGCATGTTGCACAGTTAGTTGAGAGTTCTGAAAACCTACAAGAAGTCATTGACAAACAAGTGTTGGGTAAGGTTGACACATTACCCACCAAAGCTGCTGTGGCGTCGCCCTTCCAGCAACCTCCTAATCCGAACTTGTACACTGCAACACCTACAAAGTCTGCAAAATCATTGTTACCGCGAAAGGACCCTATAGAGATCGTTCGTCGCGATGGCCGGGTGATAACTCTGCCCCCTATAGAGGCGCCGGCGACTCGGTCGTCGAAGCGCAAGAGTCAGATCGAGCCGGCCAGCAGCTCGGACGCCCCCCCGAcagcgccccccgcccccgcgccgccgcccccgctcGCGCTCACCCCCGAGCCGCAGCTGCTGCAGCCCTCCAGGCAGTATGTCAACAAGAAGGCGGCTGCGGTGCCTCCTAAGAAACAACAGGACATTGCTGAAGCTTTTGCTGTCGAGAAGGCGTCTGCAGAGTCACAAGAAAGCTGGAATTCGGAAGATGATCCTTAcag GTTGTGGTGCATATGCAGGCAGCCTCACAACAATCGGTTCATGATATGCTGTGACGGTTGTGAAGACTGGTTCCACGGGAAGTGTGTCAACATCACCAAGGTCATGGGGCAACAGATGGAGGAGCAAGGCATCGAGTGGCGGTGCCCCAACTGTGTTAAGAAAACTAAGTCCTTGAAACCCTCCCCAAAG CTGGTCGTCGCACAAAAGAAGCGGGACAGCGACGAGGGTGTGGGTGCCCCGCGGAGGCAGTCGAGCGACGTGGGCGCGCCGGGCACGCCGCGGCGGCCGCACGACGCGAGGTCGCTGACCCCGCGGCGGCCGCCCGGCGCCTGCATCGTGTGCAAGAAGCCGGCGCGCGCCAGCAGCATCTACTGCAGCGACGCCTGCATCCTCAAGCACGCGCAGGACTCGCTGGCGCCGCCCGCCAAGGACGAGCCCGGCGCCACGCCCGATAGGCTGAAGGCGGAATCGAGG GTTATTGTATTTGAAAGGAAAACCGGGAAGTGCTTGGCTGGTCCCAATGCCCCCACAGCAGAGAATCTAAAAACATGGCTACAGAAAAACCCTACCTTTGAGGTCGTTCGGCCGGGGACACTCAGTGCCATCAAGCCTAAATTAGCCAGCAAGAGGCCATCGAATGAGCCTCACAAGATACAGACGACGCTTAACTTTGAGAGAGTACCGAAGAAGGCGAGCCCCGGAGtgccggcggcgcgcgcgtccACCTCGCAGGAGCCGGCCGCGGGCCCGAGCCGGCCGCCAGgcgcccgcgcgccgcgcccccccgcCTCCCCGCGTACTGTGCCGCCCGCGCAGTTCTACGACTCCCCCGCGCCCAAGCCCGCCACCCCCGCACGCCCCGCACCCTCCCCCGCCGACAAGAAGCAGCCCCGACCCTCCACCAGCAAGCAATCTCAAGCCGAGAAG GCTTCAGTATCGCCGGCGGCGTCGCGCAGGAAGGACTTACACAGCGAGCGCAGGATGGGCGCGGACCCCATCCGCGACAACGTGCGCAAGGCGCTGGAGGAGCAGATCGGCCTGCGCATGAAGGAGACCGCCGGGCCCAAGTTCTCGCATCAGGAGACGGCGCAGTTCGCGCGCGACACCGAGGCCGAGCTGCACGAGCTGTTCAAGGACGTCGGCGTCAAGTACAAGGCCAAATACCGCTCGCTCATGTTCAACATCAAAGATCGGAAAAACCTCTCCCTTTGGGAAAAGATTTGCGAGAAAGTCATCACCCCTAAACAGCTG GTTCGTTTATCACCGGAGGAGCTTGCTAGCCAAGAGTTGGCACAGTGGCGAGATAAGGAATCTAAATATCAGCTGGAACTGATCAAGAAATCGGAATTGGACCTTCTAGCTGCCAGCAAGACGTATGTCCTCAAAACGCATAAAGGAGAGGAG GTAATGGAAGCGAAAGAGTCCATATCCACAGATTTGGACTCGAGTGTACCAGTTGAAGATGTTGTATCTGCTCTAAACGATTCCACAGTAGGAGAAGGGGTAGTGCCTGAAAGTTCGCAAGAAtc AGGAACAGCCATAAGAAAGATGTCTGCAGACAGCGGTGATAAATACAGCAGTAAGAAGCGGGAACGAGAAGACAGCGATAAGAGCCATGCAAAGAAGAGCAAAAAGGACTCAAAGCGTGACTCAGACAGAAGATCTTCCAGAAAACGATCCGGctctaaaacaaaagaagacaAGCCTCGTCGCTCCGAGCGGCGGTCCAGTCGGTTGCGCAGTCCTTCCAGGGACCGGTCCAAGGTTGAGAAAAAGGCAGATTCCAAGGAACGCTCGCGGCATAGGTCGCGATCTAGAACGAAGAGCAAGAGGTCAAAGTCTCGGGACCGCTCTAGGTCCAAGTCCGCGGCCCGAGAGCGGTCGGCGTCGCGGCGCCGCTCGCGCTCCCGGGACCGCCGCCGCAAGCGCTCGCGCTCCCCGCCGCGCACCAGCACCGACGAGAAGGTCGTTACTCGCTCCAGATCTCAGGAGAATGTCTCCAGCAAGAGCAAGAACGA CTCGACAGATTCAGATTCAGTAGAACGGCCCAAGTCGGCGATGATGAAGGAGTCGCACCCGGAGTACGACCCGCACGAGCCCATGATCACCTCCGCGTTCTCCGAGGAAGACCTGCGCAAGTCCCGCGAGGACGTCTACGACGATGCCTACAAGCCTGAAGAGTTGGAGATGAGCAATGTCACCTTTGACGCTTCCAAATCCTTCTCCCTTGGCGAGAGCGCGTATGCACAAAAGCGCGGTGATCGACCATCAG AAGCCGAGAGCGACCAAGAGCCCAGCAGTACGGTGGACAACGCGTCGGCGACGGTGTGGAACGGCTGCATCAACATGGTGGATGTCGCCAGATTTTACGTGGCTGCTCATGAG GTTTCAGGAGTGTGTGCGGATTTGGAGGAAGATCTCAGCGCCGAGCTCGACATAGTCGGCAGAATAAACCCCGATACAGTGTGGGACTACATCAACAAGATGAAGAGAAGCGGAAACAAAGACATTGTGGTCCTGCGACTACAAGCCGCTAATGACGAGGAGAAGATGCAATACATTGCGTTGTACAGCTATCTAAGCAGTCGAAACAG ACTGGGCGTGGTGAAAGTCAGCAACACGACGACAGTGAAAGACTTCTACATCTTGCCGCTGCCGGCGAGTGTCCCGCTGCCGGCGGTACTCTTGCCCCTCGAAGGGCCCGGATTGGACGACGCGAAATCCCACCTACTTATAGCGATAGTCGTTAGGCAGAGAAAGAAGAGAGCGGCCCCTCACATTCCCACAGATATTATACCAGCGAAG GTGGCGAGAGCGTCGCGCAAGAAGTCGTACACTCCGCCGCCGTCGGTCGCGTCCAGCATCCTGCCGTCGGGCCTGCTGCAGCCGCCCTACTCCTCGCCCGCGCTCTCCTCCTCTGTGAAGGATAAGATCGCCGCCTCTTTGG CGGCAGCGGACGAGGACGAGGCGTATAGCCCCGGCTCATCCAGTAACGAGAGTCTCGGCGTGCCGCCCGCCGGCCCGCCCTCCGACAAGCTGCGCACCAAGATGGAGGAGCTCAACCGACAGATCGAGGAGCAGAAACAACAGATACGCAAGATGGCGCAGGCCGACTCTTCTGTTGATGAG GACGAGGCGTATTCGCCGTCGCGGCCGATgacgccgtcgccgccgccggccgccgTGCCCACGTCCGTCACGCTGGAGCAGATCGCGCTGCCGTCCAACCTGCAGGAGATCCTGGCCACCATCAAGCAGCGCTCCGAgaccgccaccgccgccgccgccaccactGACATCGACATGAGGCTTCTTCCGCCTTAA